In Plasmodium coatneyi strain Hackeri chromosome 3, complete sequence, a genomic segment contains:
- a CDS encoding SICA antigen, producing the protein MELCTFCMLAKGLGTINFLCSYEQKIHVSSLLFLYEQDQIEGDIQKVLGKLADALGKEDNTNDKLCEKSTDKTRTLTTSEKTACNNIVKGLKGIYGIKYEASENKNPVQNQQFEQAIGCLMLNLYAQEINNKCPIMGDIVKQAFTNQGKLHEDACADKVNNCVQCQWDECATYTINGKENLREKVKEMLLGNKGIKNTMSTISDLRKLNSTTPPLTTHLPSYHLTTFIPSPVTIFLPPNNPPTILPPNNLPPTTTLTTLHPLLCSFFTATIEGWFAHFSNKVSEEDKAQYDELSAMLAVCDYKDSDQVDLSTYKDFCEIMIKNIILTTAVGNQYKNKKEQKQGKQMPCKKIIKGIPVCDLLKIWMWYMKWFCVSDGVIKHALNAVQQVREGFDASEKYAKCAYDAALNIAYTGQKDNPDDPYYDLFETSTLHTMMKKLTREKWCKNSPEGPSPARLDEEVPDQKINGAKELEAFKEILQNVVTGVDEEENGKEEKNEEEPPPAKVPEVPKEVVPEKKVPEEDVRSQEEEDRPSEEDPPREENPSQAHTEGTEGDEEDEEAEEEEKDKNEEPTAEDTETEEEAAGAAGGSLGAGGASSDTPTAAKLIDMKDNPFLPYVPLAPAVLGISVMSYLLWRYFGMLRKTRIRYRRVPQIRGPSLEQQIVDHVDDGGPHAYTLVKERKPRSMPIKRRKEWVPGRRRRVRRRMIIDIHLEVLNECQKGNTKLVQEDFFEILVQEFMGSQLIKEENVPKKPRPMVDDPKEQVPSSDSGFRV; encoded by the exons ATGGAATTGTGCACCTTCTGCATGTTAGCAAAGGGGCTGGGGACaataaattttctttgttcatacgaacaaaaaatacatgtttcttctctccttttcttgtATGAGCAGGATCAAATTGAGGGCGACATCCAAAAAGTACTCGGCAAATTGGCTGATGCCTTAGGCAAAGAGGACAATACAAACGATAAACTATGCGAGAAGAGTACGGACAAAACTCGTACACTAACTACTAGCGAAAAGACGGCATGTAATAACATTGTTAAAGGATTGAAAGGTATATACGGTATTAAGTATGAAGCAAGTGAAAATAAGAACCCTGTTCAGAATCAACAATTTGAGCAGGCGATAGGTTGTCTCATGTTAAATTTGTACGCTCaggaaataaataacaaGTGTCCTATCATGGGGGACATTGTTAAACAAGCTTTTACTAACCAGGGGAAACTTCACGAAGATGCATGCGCAGATAAGGTCAATAATTGTGTTCAATGTCAGTGGGACGAATGTGCTACTTACACTATtaatgggaaagaaaatctacgcgaaaaagtgaaggaaatgcTCCTGGGGAATAAGGGCATAAAGAATACTATGTCTACTATAAGTGATTTACGTAAGCTAAATAGTACAACACcgcccctaacaacccacctaccatcctaccacctaacaaccttcattccaTCACCcgtaacaatcttccttccacctaacaacccacctaccatcctaccacctaacaaccttccaccaaccacgaccctaacaaccttacaTCCATTACtatgttccttctttacagCTACTATTGAGGGATGGTTCGCACATTTTTCGAACAAAGTGTCTGAAGAAGACAAGGCACAGTATGACGAGTTGAGTGCCATGTTAGCTGTTTGTGATTATAAAGATAGTGATCAAGTGGATCTGAGCACGTATAAAGATTTTTGTGAAATTATGATAAAGAATATAATATTGACGACAGCTGTTGGAAAtcaatataaaaacaaaaaagaacagaagcAGGGGAAGCAGATGCCATGTAAAAAGATCATAAAAGGTATTCCTGTAtgtgatttattaaaaatatggatGTGGTATATGAAATGGTTCTGTGTATCGGATGGAGTTATAAAACATGCCCTTAACGCTGTGCAACAGGTAAGGGAAGGATTTGATGCAAGTGAGAAGTATGCGAAATGTGCTTATGATGCTGCACTAAATATTGCTTATACGGGACAGAAGGATAACCCAGATGACCCGTACTACGATCTATTTGAAACAAGTACGTTGCATActatgatgaaaaaattaaccagGGAGAAATGGTGCAAAAACTCGCCTGAGGGTCCAAGCCCTGCACGCCTTGATGAGGAAGTGCCTGATCAAAAAATCAATGGTGCTAAGGAATTAGAAGCCTTTAAGGAAATTCTTCAGAACGTTGTGACTGGAGTAGATGAGGAAGAgaatgggaaggaagagaagaacgAGGAGGAACCACCACCTGCCAAAGTTCCTGAAGTACCAAAGGAGGTTGTTCCTGAGAAGAAAGTTCCTGAGGAGGACGTTCGTTctcaggaagaagaagaccgGCCCTCAGAAGAAGATCCTCCACGAGAAGAAAATCCTTCTCAGGCCCACACTGAAGGGACCGAAGGGGacgaagaagatgaagaggcagaagaggaagagaaggataAGAACGAAGAACCAa CAGCAGAAGACACTGAAAccgaagaagaagcagctgGTGCTGCTGGAGGTTCTCTAGGTGCTGGGGGTGCCAGTAGTGACACCCCTACTGCTGCCAAACTTATTGACATGAAGGacaaccccttccttccgtaCGTTCCTTTGGCTCCTGCCGTGCTTGGTATTTCCGTTATGAGCTACTTGCTCTGGCGG tactttggaatgcttcgtaaAACAAGAatacgttacagaagagttCCTCAAATACGTggtccctccttagaacagcagattgttgaccatgtggacgacggtggtccacatgcatataccttagtaaaggaacgtaaacctcgttctatgcctataaaaaggaggaaagaatggGTTCCtggtcgtcgtcgtcgtgtacgtcgccgcatgattattgatattcatttagaagtcttaaacgaatgtcaaaaggggaacaccAAACTGGTacaggaagacttttttgaaattttggttcaagaatttatgggatcacagttaataaaagaagaaaatgttcctaagaaACCACGTCCTATGGTTGATGATCccaaggaacaggttccaagttcagattccggttTTCGGGTGTAG
- a CDS encoding SICA antigen encodes MKITRVTDGKQNTQGPLLILSFDKEGRPTISRDNWSPGTPARTEPQDEVSTAVAKNTNKKKVKYKCPNGTFVEELVEVDDDDKEEPTIRQWFNLFSEDVRQDDDRKNYRELGILLPLCDILGETPGDGMEKYKSFCKIMMKNIMLVTDPKNQYKNNGEDCQRIVQDITLCDLLRAWTYYMEYFCAPRKVIKHAFDMAKLIRKTLNENVNYAECTYDGVPDIPDDNVNNLPSDVRDLFFTSELYTMMKALTGEKWCADKGERQHLIRGRTETEVPDNVSSSNVQFEGLRKILGEVKTKMEEGKEKKAKVSEDLQPATEETVVTEHQSQQPPLDPPPQAAPSSNAPCNETDLCARAKCVAERWKTNRLDSKKEDYTDMWKDVGNRVPDLAKAISEPNRQVDSYCHGGKWAHSKVTFAEREACKSIARGLHRIYSINKTEGGSKEQKAKNDHQFYQTMECLVLNAYADMLLKGGKDCNVTEDTIKKSFKEGESFYTNLCVNKHDPNCVKCERYDQYAECQISDNGNKTNVKTEVDGMLTSDGNIKKTLEDISCDQCTNTGHTINQCSTRNDITTTTIVSSHSTITLLILIREDCSKKDNLCTRAQCVTVNWFKDRIYPDNSQKQHWCTFWTKNDVGRVLTSLSEAMTKNNENMNNYCDEVGQVDSPERKVCQYITRGLEHIYNFSEHGNNPQERKNNRIFDQTIGCLFLNAYADKVEEEAQKEKPKCDVKNGITHAFTKNEEIKEGTLCEKNGNCVTCTRDTSYEGCTLNVDEGLLDKKAGKDCEKHKDDIKKKLGEMLDPKTNGDQEVKDALTEINDICPKPDKQVEVKPEAPRSQPAKPPTTKPAGETTDTAAAASLGAPGTPKALPLSDMKDQPVLPYLPLAPAVLGISVMSYLLWKYFGMLRRTRKRYRRAPQIRRPSTLEEQLLDHADEGDPHEYYLVKERKPRSTPMKRRKKRGVRRRAGRRGVRRRMIIDIHLEVLDECQKGDLHSTKEDFFEILVQEFMGSEFIKEENIPKGQVPMVDVPKEDVLKDDVPEGSVPKEQIPGLGKEDFVPKEQLSEEDIPDVNVPKEDVPKEDVPKEDVPKEDVPKEDVPKEDVPKEDVPKEDVPKEQVPSSDSGFREEDFVPKEDFPKEQIPSSDSGFRV; translated from the exons atgaaaataactCGTGTTACAGATGGCAA GCAAAATACACAGGGTCCTCTTTTAATTCTGAGTTTCGATAAAGAGGGACGTCCTACGATCAGTAGGGATAACTGGAGTCCAGGGACTCCAGCTCGAACAGAACCGCAGGACGAAGTGAGCACAGCAGTAGCTAAGaacacaaataaaaagaaagtaaagtACAAATGTCCCAATGGAACCTTTGTAGAAGAACTTGTCGAAGTCGACGACGACGATAAGGAAGAAC CCACTATTAGGCAATGGTTCAATCTATTTTCGGAGGATGTAAGACAAGATGATGATAGGAAGAACTATAGAGAATTGGGCATTCTACTACCCTTATGTGATATTTTGGGTGAAACTCCTGGCGATGGCATGGAGAAATACAAAAGTTTCTGTAAAATAATGATGAAAAACATAATGTTAGTAACGGACCCAAAGAATCAATATAAAAACAATGGAGAAGATTGTCAGAGAATAGTGCAGGACATCACCCTATGTGATTTATTGAGGGCCTGGACATATTATATGGAATATTTTTGTGCCCCAAGGAAAGTTATAAAGCACGCTTTTGATATGGCGAAACTAATAAGGAAAAcattaaatgaaaatgtgaactaTGCCGAATGTACTTATGATGGTGTACCTGATATTCCTGACGACAACGTAAATAATTTGCCATCTGACGTGCGCGACCTATTTTTCACAAGTGAGTTATATACTATGATGAAAGCATTAACTGGCGAGAAATGGTGTGCCGATAAGGGTGAACGGCAACATCTTATCCGTGGACGAACAGAAACAGAGGTCCCTGATAATGTGAGTAGCAGTAATGTTCAGTTCGAAGGcttaaggaaaattttagGAGAAGTTAAGACAaagatggaagaaggaaaggagaaaaaggcaaaagtgTCAGAAGACTTACAACCAGCCACAGAAGAAACTGTTGTTACTGAACACCAATCCCAACAACCACCCCTTGATCCTCCACCCCAAGCAGCACCCTCCTCAAATGCTCCCTGCAACGAAACTGACCTTTGTGCACGTGCAAAGTGTGTTGCAGAAAGGTGGAAGACAAACAGACTAGACAGCAAGAAGGAGGATTAC ACTGACATGTGGAAGGACGTTGGAAATAGGGTTCCTGATCTTGCCAAAGCCATATCAGAACCAAACCGCCAAGTGGACAGTTATTGTCATGGAGGTAAATGGGCACATAGTAAAGTGACTTTTGCAGAAAGGGAAGCATGCAAGTCCATTGCTAGGGGGTTGCACCGTATATATAGCATTAATAAGACGGAAGGCGGAAGTAAGGAGCAGAAGGCCAAGAATGACCACCAATTTTATCAAACTATGGAATGCTTAGTTCTAAACGCTTATGCAGATATGTTGctcaaaggaggaaaagactGTAATGTTACAGAggatacaataaaaaagtcatttaaagaaggagaaagttTCTATACAAATTTGTGCGTGAATAAGCATGATCCTAATTGTGTTAAGTGTGAGAGGTATGATCAATATGCAGAATGCCAAATAAGCGATAACGGTAATAAAACCAATGTAAAGACTGAAGTGGATGGAATGCTCACCAGTGATGGCAACATAAAGAAAACCCTGGAAGACATAT CCTGTGACCAATGCACCAACACCGGACACACCATAAACCAATGTTCCACCAGGAACGacatcaccaccaccaccattgTATCATCACATTCAACTATTACACTACTAATACTCATAC GTGAAGACTGTAGCAAGAAAGATAACCTATGTACACGTGCTCAATGTGTAACAGTAAATTGGTTCAAAGACAGAATATATCCAGACAACTCTCAGAAGCAGCACTGG tgtacattttggacGAAAAATGACGTCGGAAGGGTACTGACGAGTCTGTCTGAGGCGATGACGAAGAATAacgaaaatatgaacaactaTTGCGATGAGGTCGGGCAGGTAGATAGTCCAGAAAGAAAGGTATGTCAATACATTACTAGGGGGttagaacatatatataatttttcagAACATGGGAACAACCCTCaagagaggaaaaataacAGAATATTTGATCAAACTATCGGATGCCTCTTCCTGAACGCCTATGCAGataaagtggaagaagaagcgcaaaaagaaaaacctaAATGTGATGTAAAGAATGGCATAACACATGCCTTCAcgaagaatgaagaaattaagGAAGGAACTCTATGTGAGAAGAATGGTAATTGTGTTACTTGCACAAGGGATACAAGTTATGAAGGTTGCACACTAAACGTGGATGAAGGCCTGTTGGATAAGAAAGCAGGTAAAGATTGCGAGAAACACAAAGATgatataaagaagaagttgGGTGAAATGCTCGACCCAAAGACGAACGGGGATCAAGAAGTAAAGGACGCTCTTACTGAAATAAATGACATATGTCCAAAACCTGACAAACAAGTAGAAGTCAAACCAGAAGCACCACGATCACAACCTGCGAAACCACCCACCACTAAACCAGCAGGTGAAACTACAGATACTGCTGCCGCTGCTTCTCTGGGTGCCCCAGGTACACCCAAGGCTCTTCCACTTAGTGACATGAAGGACCAACccgtccttccttaccttcctttggctCCTGCCGTGCTTGGTATTTCTGTTATGAGTTATCTCCtatggaag tactttggaatgcttcgtaggacaagaaaacgttacagaagagctcctCAAATACGTCGTCCTTCAActttggaagaacaactccttgatCATGCGGACGAAGGTGATCCACATGAATATTATTTAGTAAAGGAgcgcaaacctcgttctacgcctatgaaaagaaggaaaaaacggggcGTTCGTCGTCGTGCTGGTCGacgtggtgtacgtcgccgcatgattattgatattcatttagaagtcttagacgaatgtcaaaaaggggacttGCATtcaacgaaggaagacttttttgaaattttggttcaagaatttatgggaagcgaatttatcaaggaagaaaatattcctaAGGGACAAGTTCctatggttgatgttcctaaggaagatgttcttaAGGATGATGTTCCTGAGGGaagtgttcctaaggaacag attccgggtttagggaaggaagactttgttcctaaggaacaacttTCTGAGGAAGATATTCCTGATGTTAAtgtccctaaggaagatgtccctaaggaagatgtccctaaggaagatgtccctaaggaagatgtccctaaggaagatgtccctaaggaagatgtccctaaggaagatgtccctaaggaagatgtccctaaggaacaggttccaagttcagattccgggtttagggaggaagactttgttcctaaggaggatttccctaaggaacagattccaagttcagattcgggttttagggtgtag
- a CDS encoding KIR-like protein: MSSQAQVLTQLTSYSKYYKTFNNDEGTINNCSGIDVQPDKLKSPLESKFNDCKKITADADKIAKAYCSACNMNTTKKMDGEPCYFFYHWLGDKYWNDLGNKNFLDLLREIHETLRGNTHTDKCRFQYSDVNDTLLPQMKKVFDYYYDHKIIQKNLLKNLPKCEAKWMGYLEGIASACITIRADCKGKDRTSTNSYCSDFHTKYMVHCGVAEALNVYCTEASTLGESSQHTSVKEKLKSERHLAQQEQQSTLTKLEETLLQANKASSLSSAFGTIAALELPAALFLLYKYKPWSSWFGNHSSGNGERGRSNTRKRRSTRNEFDTLTDDASTITDSIIGDSTTADDSTTVHSTAYTRQATGKSTRGRTRTNNTPGHHQRTNVGYGRM; the protein is encoded by the exons ATGTCATCACAA gcaCAAGTTTTAACACAGTTAACTTCATATAGCAAGTACTATAAGACCTTCAATAATGATGAGGGTACTATAAACAACTGTAGTGGCATTGATGTCCAACCTGATAAGTTAAAGTCTCCATTGGAAAGTAAATTCAACGACTGTAAGAAAATTACTGCCGACGCTGATAAAATCGCAAAGGCCTACTGTTCCGCATGTAACATGAATACaaccaaaaaaatggacggtGAACcctgttatttcttttaccaTTGGTTGGGAGATAAGTACTGGAATGACTTaggtaataaaaatttcttaGACCTCTTGAGGGAAATTCATGAAACGCTGAGGGGAAATACACATACAGACAAATGTAGATTTCAATACAGCGATGTTAACGACACACTTCTcccccaaatgaaaaaagtattcgacTACTACTACGACCATAAAatcatacaaaaaaatttacttaaGAATTTGCCCAAATGTGAAGCAAAATGGATGGGTTACTTAGAGGGAATTGCTTCAGCATGTATTACCATAAGAGCAGATTGCAAGGGGAAGGACCGCACCAGTACTAATTCATATTGTTCCGACTTCCATACTAAGTATATGGTACATTGCGGTGTTGCGGAAGCGTTAAATGTGTATTGTACAGAAGCATCTACCTTAGGGGAAAGTTCGCAACATACCTccgtaaaagaaaaattaaagagcGAACGGCATCTCGCACAACAAGAACAACAATCCACACTCACCAAACTAGAAGAAACTCTTCTTCAAGCAAATaaagcttcttctctttcttctgcttttggtacCATAGCAGCATTAGAATTACCAGCGGCCCTATTCCTTTTATACAAg tataaaccatggtcttcttggtttggtaatcattcttctggaaatggagaaagaggaagaagcaacacaagaaagagaagatccaCCAGGAATGAATTCGATACATTAACGGACGATGCTTCCACAATAACGGATTCCATAATAGGTGACTCCACAACAGCGGATGATTCCACGACAGTGCATTCTACTGCATACACAAGACAAGCTACAGGAAAGTCTaccaggggaagaacaagGACAAATAATACACCAGGTCATCATCAAAGAACAAATGTAGGTTACGGTCGTATGTAA